From Leptospira venezuelensis, a single genomic window includes:
- a CDS encoding efflux RND transporter periplasmic adaptor subunit — MKPNDLYSSHFVKWTGKLLLFLLVLALVLDCSSKKDIYYCPMHPHYTSDRPGNCPICNMDLVKKEDTSDHKDHTNVNNSLEVTGSTSSEDHSSHLSETSEKNSKELILSFEKQQSIGIKTELVSRRNLVKRINAYSSVAYDPELYSALSEYKEAVRSSEFLSPEIIRNLQLRLRQLGLSPDQIKVWTSGGRDPSELILGGKSGRAHIYSQIYESDFTTAKVGLPIKFKTDVYPEKEFVGKIKSIDVILDKNNRTLRLRSEVSDPGQLLKPQMFGDAIIEVSLPKILSVPSSAILDTGKQKIAYMQTAPDRFQAVSVQIGKNIEPWVEILSGLKEEQRVVTESTFLIDSEAKIRFGSDSHTH; from the coding sequence ATGAAGCCAAATGATCTTTACTCTTCACATTTTGTAAAATGGACCGGAAAACTTTTACTCTTCTTGCTAGTTTTGGCTTTGGTATTAGACTGTTCTTCTAAAAAAGACATCTACTATTGCCCGATGCATCCTCATTATACTTCGGATCGTCCGGGAAATTGTCCCATCTGCAATATGGATTTGGTCAAAAAAGAAGACACTTCTGATCATAAGGATCATACGAACGTAAACAATTCTTTAGAAGTAACCGGGTCTACATCAAGTGAAGATCACTCTTCCCATCTTTCTGAAACATCTGAAAAAAATTCTAAGGAACTAATCCTTTCTTTCGAAAAACAACAGTCCATTGGAATTAAAACTGAATTAGTGAGCAGAAGAAACTTAGTCAAAAGGATTAATGCATACTCTAGTGTCGCATATGATCCTGAGTTATATTCTGCACTGAGTGAATACAAAGAAGCAGTTCGTTCTTCTGAATTCCTTTCTCCAGAAATCATTCGAAATCTGCAACTAAGACTTAGACAATTGGGTTTGAGTCCAGATCAAATTAAAGTTTGGACATCCGGAGGGAGAGATCCATCTGAGTTAATCTTAGGAGGAAAATCGGGGAGGGCGCATATCTATTCTCAGATCTATGAGTCCGATTTTACTACAGCTAAAGTCGGACTTCCTATTAAATTCAAAACGGATGTTTATCCTGAGAAAGAATTTGTAGGTAAGATCAAAAGTATAGATGTGATCTTGGATAAGAATAATCGCACGCTCAGGCTGAGAAGTGAGGTTTCAGATCCAGGCCAACTCTTAAAACCCCAAATGTTCGGAGATGCTATAATAGAAGTCTCTCTTCCCAAAATTCTATCCGTTCCTAGTTCCGCAATTTTGGATACCGGAAAACAAAAGATAGCTTACATGCAAACTGCTCCGGACAGATTCCAAGCAGTGTCCGTCCAGATCGGAAAGAATATAGAGCCTTGGGTGGAAATTTTATCTGGTTTGAAAGAAGAACAAAGAGTTGTAACTGAGTCCACTTTTCTGATCGATTCGGAAGCCAAGATCAGATTCGGTTCAGACTCTCATACACATTAA
- a CDS encoding TolC family protein, protein MNARLIVLIPIYILISSAAYAEKKGQQEILDVLVKEHPEFKSLAGLSQAHKSHSEATGILPDPKIGVAFRNYPTRGGYSTSDRALDTPTMTGIELSVSQEFPFPGKLSTEKRISKLMETESNFAYIAGVNRILGDFFSRLNKYKSSEKKKAINERILTLLGAQKSISENSYSYGENTLSGVLKATVAKTEAIEKETEYSTQLKDLKSQLEYYQISDKITFSDLYSIDLDSFLESKNDELEALISAQTQLIEDSPEYKIQAEEEKRLKEQAKLTKYSLAPQTEVFFSYMKRRSQTFALDQGPLNYGLMDTTEYRGDLFSFGVNMRVPVWSAFKWNSITGETEHLAEVGKDSVEKTRVQMLSELNRNLSFIKGVSNQIRLVEKRLIPELEKAARAGSFQYASGKVNIQDTLLAQTEILNTKIRLEDLKERKNESILNTLKLLSFIYKNNKTPEHDKHN, encoded by the coding sequence ATGAACGCGAGACTTATTGTCTTAATACCTATATATATTTTAATTTCATCCGCAGCGTATGCGGAAAAGAAAGGGCAGCAAGAGATATTGGATGTTTTAGTAAAGGAACATCCAGAGTTTAAATCATTGGCTGGACTTTCCCAGGCTCATAAATCTCATTCCGAGGCAACGGGTATATTACCTGATCCTAAAATAGGAGTGGCTTTTAGAAATTATCCTACTCGAGGGGGTTATTCCACTTCTGACAGAGCGTTGGATACACCTACAATGACAGGAATAGAATTATCCGTGTCCCAAGAATTTCCTTTTCCTGGAAAATTGAGTACCGAAAAAAGGATCTCCAAACTAATGGAGACTGAGTCAAACTTTGCCTATATCGCAGGTGTGAATCGTATCTTGGGAGATTTTTTCAGTCGCTTGAACAAATACAAATCTAGCGAAAAGAAAAAAGCAATAAACGAAAGAATATTAACTCTTCTTGGCGCTCAAAAGTCCATTAGCGAAAATTCATATTCTTATGGAGAAAATACATTATCCGGAGTATTAAAGGCAACAGTAGCAAAAACGGAAGCAATAGAAAAGGAAACTGAATATAGTACTCAACTAAAAGATCTGAAATCCCAGCTCGAATATTATCAGATTTCGGATAAAATAACTTTCTCAGATCTATATTCTATTGATTTGGATTCTTTTTTGGAAAGTAAAAACGATGAACTGGAAGCTTTGATTTCAGCACAAACCCAATTGATTGAAGATTCTCCAGAATATAAGATCCAAGCAGAGGAAGAAAAACGTTTAAAGGAGCAGGCAAAACTTACTAAATATAGTCTCGCACCTCAGACGGAAGTCTTTTTCTCCTATATGAAACGTAGATCCCAAACTTTCGCTCTGGACCAAGGGCCTTTGAATTACGGACTTATGGACACGACCGAATATAGAGGCGATCTTTTCAGTTTCGGAGTGAATATGAGAGTTCCAGTTTGGTCCGCTTTCAAATGGAATTCAATCACTGGAGAAACGGAACACCTAGCAGAAGTAGGAAAGGATTCTGTTGAAAAAACAAGAGTGCAAATGCTCTCCGAATTAAATAGAAATTTGTCGTTTATCAAAGGTGTGTCCAACCAGATCCGTTTGGTTGAAAAAAGACTGATCCCTGAATTAGAAAAAGCAGCTAGAGCCGGTTCTTTCCAATATGCTTCCGGGAAAGTAAATATACAGGATACACTTCTTGCACAGACTGAAATTCTAAATACTAAAATACGCTTAGAAGATCTGAAAGAACGTAAAAACGAATCCATTCTGAATACATTAAAGCTACTGAGTTTTATTTATAAAAACAATAAAACTCCAGAACATGATAAACATAACTGA
- a CDS encoding LIC13259/LIC11441 family protein — protein sequence MKKLYYLFPILALTTVNLFSHEGKETFVLREIAKIHSSIYSETPGNIDVQKLVQLLKEKADHKKDTEKFIKAVPIAEELGKTSDLSKKRELFERLSIELESIVGHHDRSGVSVFYCPMLKKKWLASGKEIKNPYDSKMKNCGEIIHEAK from the coding sequence ATGAAGAAATTATATTATCTATTTCCAATTCTAGCCTTAACTACAGTGAATCTATTCTCCCATGAAGGAAAAGAAACATTCGTTTTAAGAGAAATTGCAAAAATCCACTCTTCCATTTATTCTGAAACTCCAGGAAATATAGATGTTCAAAAACTAGTTCAACTTCTCAAGGAAAAGGCGGATCATAAGAAGGACACTGAAAAATTTATCAAAGCAGTTCCCATTGCTGAAGAGTTAGGTAAAACTTCGGACCTTTCTAAAAAGAGAGAATTATTCGAACGATTATCCATAGAATTGGAATCGATCGTTGGACACCATGATAGATCCGGAGTTTCCGTTTTTTATTGCCCAATGCTTAAGAAAAAATGGTTAGCTTCTGGCAAGGAAATCAAAAACCCATACGATTCTAAGATGAAAAATTGCGGGGAGATCATTCATGAAGCCAAATGA
- a CDS encoding flagellin: protein MIINHNISALRANNVLKTVNNELDKTTEKLSTGMRINRAGDDALGFAVSERMRTQIRGLAQAERNVMDGVSFIQVTEGNLEQVNNILQRLRELSIQTSNGIYSDDDRKLVQLEVDQLIEEVDRLGKSAEFNKIRPLSGAYSKDSKNPIQLHVGPNQNEKLEIFVDAMNAGALQLETNGKKQTLSTPASSNAMIGILDNAIQKVNKQRSDLGAYYNRLEITAEGLQSNYINMVSAESRVRDADMAEHIVDYTKNQILTKSGVAMLAQANMRPEQVVKLLSERFG from the coding sequence ATGATTATCAATCACAACATCAGTGCTCTTCGTGCAAATAATGTATTGAAGACAGTCAATAACGAGCTGGACAAAACCACAGAAAAATTATCAACCGGGATGAGGATCAATCGTGCCGGTGATGATGCATTGGGATTTGCAGTTTCCGAAAGGATGCGCACCCAAATTCGCGGTCTTGCCCAAGCTGAAAGAAACGTAATGGATGGAGTTTCCTTTATTCAAGTTACCGAAGGAAACTTGGAACAAGTGAATAATATTCTCCAAAGATTGAGAGAATTATCCATCCAAACTTCCAACGGGATTTACTCGGATGACGATCGTAAACTTGTACAATTGGAAGTAGACCAGCTTATCGAAGAAGTAGACCGTCTGGGTAAATCAGCCGAGTTTAATAAAATTCGTCCATTAAGCGGAGCCTACTCTAAGGATTCCAAAAATCCAATCCAATTGCATGTGGGACCGAATCAAAACGAGAAGCTGGAAATTTTCGTGGACGCCATGAATGCAGGCGCTCTTCAATTGGAAACGAATGGGAAGAAACAAACTCTGTCTACTCCTGCTTCTTCTAATGCGATGATCGGTATTCTGGATAACGCGATCCAAAAGGTAAATAAACAAAGATCCGATTTAGGAGCTTATTATAACCGTTTGGAAATTACAGCAGAGGGTTTGCAGTCAAACTATATCAATATGGTTTCTGCAGAAAGCCGAGTAAGGGACGCGGATATGGCAGAACATATCGTGGACTATACCAAAAATCAGATTTTAACTAAAAGTGGTGTCGCAATGCTTGCTCAAGCAAACATGAGACCGGAACAAGTGGTAAAACTTCTGAGTGAAAGATTCGGATAA
- a CDS encoding peptide MFS transporter, with the protein MEIQSQRQITHPRGLYVLFFVEMWERFSFYGMRALLVLFLTKELLMQDAQAGRIYGFYNGFVYLTPILGGLLADRVLGYKRSIFLGGVLMMFGHLSLAFNGLWTFYLGLGLLIAGNGFFKPCISTVVGRIYELEGKPELKDSGFTIFYFGINLGAILGTWACANLAEYKGWHYGFGIAAVGMLIGLIIFGFLGRRVNPDAFLANGNQGSLVSDGEDPKQNRERIFAIMVFSAVTITFWASYEQIGSSLSLIIDRYVDRNILGWEVPAANYQSLNPLFVVSLALVVSWMWKKFEESGKHISTVTKFCLGLIILGIGYLLLSLVTFGSSEKFSSIWIFLSILLLTIGELFLSPVGLSLVTKLAPIKVASMMMGFWFLANFFAHVLAGELTRFMGGRESLSGFFLIFFFLPTITAIGLFSFRKKLESWMHGVK; encoded by the coding sequence ATGGAAATCCAGAGCCAAAGGCAAATAACCCATCCTAGAGGTTTATACGTTCTCTTCTTCGTGGAAATGTGGGAGAGATTTTCGTTTTACGGAATGAGAGCGCTTCTTGTTCTGTTTTTGACCAAAGAACTTTTAATGCAAGATGCCCAAGCGGGTAGAATATACGGATTTTATAATGGATTCGTGTATCTGACCCCCATTTTAGGAGGTTTACTTGCTGATAGAGTGTTAGGATACAAACGTTCCATCTTCTTAGGTGGGGTGCTTATGATGTTCGGTCATCTTTCTTTGGCATTCAATGGTCTTTGGACTTTTTATTTAGGGCTTGGACTTTTAATCGCGGGGAATGGTTTTTTCAAACCTTGTATCTCCACAGTTGTAGGAAGAATTTACGAATTAGAAGGTAAACCTGAACTAAAAGATTCAGGTTTTACTATATTCTATTTTGGAATCAACTTGGGTGCAATTTTAGGTACATGGGCATGTGCAAATCTTGCGGAATATAAAGGTTGGCATTACGGATTTGGGATCGCAGCTGTTGGAATGTTAATCGGTCTGATCATCTTCGGATTTTTAGGAAGAAGAGTGAATCCGGACGCTTTCTTAGCAAATGGAAATCAAGGGTCGTTAGTTTCGGATGGAGAAGATCCCAAACAAAATAGAGAAAGAATATTTGCGATCATGGTTTTCTCTGCAGTTACGATCACATTCTGGGCTTCCTACGAACAAATAGGCTCCTCTTTAAGTTTGATCATCGATAGGTATGTGGACAGAAATATTTTAGGATGGGAAGTCCCTGCTGCAAATTACCAATCTTTAAATCCACTTTTTGTAGTAAGTTTGGCTTTGGTTGTTTCGTGGATGTGGAAAAAATTTGAAGAGTCAGGCAAACATATTTCTACAGTGACTAAGTTCTGCTTAGGACTGATTATTTTAGGAATAGGATATCTTCTTCTTTCCTTAGTAACTTTTGGATCGAGTGAAAAGTTTTCCTCTATTTGGATCTTTCTTTCTATTTTACTTTTAACGATTGGGGAATTATTTTTATCTCCTGTTGGTCTGTCTTTAGTTACAAAATTAGCTCCAATAAAAGTTGCCTCAATGATGATGGGATTTTGGTTTTTGGCAAACTTCTTCGCTCATGTTCTGGCTGGAGAATTGACTAGATTTATGGGAGGAAGGGAATCCTTATCAGGATTTTTCCTGATCTTCTTCTTTTTGCCAACGATCACAGCGATCGGCTTATTTTCATTTCGTAAAAAATTAGAATCTTGGATGCATGGTGTAAAATGA
- a CDS encoding C40 family peptidase, with protein sequence MRDRILVVGLLLLFSSSIFADPFEDLLKSDWDKSQTLLIKNSVFQKLGQRAGSKEVLKITKNAIPWAILEGVSPEKTAELIVNLDFAVKEGLTFEEAEDAIPVVSKREISKEDFSYIGLYFKETKKAGIREEVRNRFVEAAMEKKWDGFSVLAGGRALIAGKLVDFPENRLASKILTQFPAKGRSISFAKTETTFKAVLDSKMDGASYILLSNLKKLHEGEKVASAQKYASARAVETSLEEVGGIVIGDRPRIEPLPDPPLVPNLPEPGEPTEPDKPAKESWETLSAPILQKVAKEWVGTPYKWANAAKTGTDCSGFTFRVLTDGRIGVPEKMVSRASSAQTKMGTGVSHSEMRSGDLIFFSASPNQSKVTHVGMVLNGEDFAHASSTRGVVIDKIRMKWWIDRFVMSRRVFKKVVN encoded by the coding sequence ATGAGAGATCGTATCTTAGTTGTTGGCCTTCTTCTTTTATTCTCTTCTTCCATATTTGCAGATCCTTTCGAGGACTTGCTCAAATCTGATTGGGATAAATCCCAAACACTTCTCATCAAAAACTCTGTTTTTCAAAAATTAGGACAAAGAGCAGGAAGCAAAGAAGTGTTAAAGATCACTAAAAATGCGATTCCTTGGGCAATCTTAGAAGGAGTGAGCCCTGAAAAAACAGCCGAGCTTATAGTAAATCTGGACTTCGCGGTCAAAGAAGGTCTTACGTTCGAAGAAGCAGAAGACGCAATTCCAGTTGTTTCCAAAAGAGAAATTTCGAAAGAAGATTTCAGTTATATAGGTTTATACTTTAAAGAAACCAAAAAGGCAGGCATCAGAGAAGAAGTTCGAAATCGTTTTGTAGAAGCCGCCATGGAAAAAAAATGGGATGGTTTTTCTGTACTCGCAGGTGGAAGGGCACTCATTGCAGGGAAGCTAGTGGATTTTCCGGAGAATAGATTGGCTTCTAAAATTCTAACTCAGTTTCCTGCTAAAGGAAGAAGTATCTCTTTTGCGAAAACAGAAACTACTTTTAAAGCGGTGCTCGACTCCAAGATGGATGGAGCATCTTATATCCTTCTATCCAATTTAAAAAAATTGCATGAAGGGGAGAAGGTAGCATCCGCTCAAAAATATGCTTCCGCGCGAGCAGTGGAAACTTCTTTGGAAGAAGTAGGTGGGATCGTTATTGGAGATAGACCTCGCATCGAGCCCCTGCCTGATCCGCCTTTAGTTCCGAATTTGCCTGAACCCGGAGAACCAACCGAACCAGACAAACCTGCTAAAGAAAGTTGGGAAACCTTATCAGCACCTATATTACAAAAGGTTGCGAAAGAATGGGTAGGAACTCCTTATAAATGGGCAAATGCTGCCAAGACAGGAACTGACTGTTCTGGATTTACTTTTAGAGTTTTAACAGACGGTCGTATCGGTGTTCCGGAAAAAATGGTGTCTCGTGCCTCCAGCGCTCAAACTAAAATGGGCACTGGAGTTTCTCATAGTGAAATGAGATCTGGAGATTTGATCTTCTTCTCGGCTTCTCCCAACCAATCTAAGGTTACTCATGTAGGAATGGTCCTAAATGGAGAGGATTTTGCACATGCTTCTTCTACACGCGGAGTGGTTATAGATAAGATCCGAATGAAATGGTGGATAGATCGTTTTGTAATGTCCAGGCGAGTATTTAAAAAAGTAGTGAATTGA
- a CDS encoding efflux RND transporter permease subunit, which translates to MIQSIIRFSAENKFLVLLVTLAILVASYVSMKTIPLDAIPDLSDTQVIVYSRWDRSPDIMEDQVTYPIITSLLGAPKIKVVRGFSDFGFSYVYVIFQDGTDIYWARSRVLEYLSRIQPLLPAGVKTELGPDASAVGWVYQYALIDQTGNNSLVDLRTYQDFHLRYLLNSVPGVSEVAGIGGFKKQYQITIHPNALRSYNVDFETVIQKVRESNQETGGRLLEISGAEYMVRGRGYLSSLTDIENIPLSTDANGTPVLLKNVASVQFGPDIRRGIADLDGEGDVVAGTIVMRHGENALSVIERVKSKLEEIKKNLPKGAELITTYDRSELIEHAISNLKFKLIEEMIIVSIVILIFLWHFPSAIIPILTIPISVIIAFIPMNLLDINANIMSLAGMAISIGVLVDGAIVEVENAYKKLEEWESGGRIGDYHSVRLEALLEVGPSVFFSLLVIAVAFFPIFTLVDQEGRLFRPLAYSKNIAMAVAAFLAITLDPAVRMLFTRMEPFQFKNVFFSKIATTMLVGKYYPEEKHPVSKILFRFYEPACRYVLHRPKTIIASAFTLVILTIPVYFSLGSEFMPQLYEESFLYMPTTLPGISVAEAEKLMIAMDKKLKSFPEVKRVFGKAGRSDTATDPAPFSMMETVILLKPQDQWRKADRFFSNWPRIFQYPFLPFVSERLTKDELVEKMNKEMQFPGATNAWTMPIKTRIDMLSTGMRTPIGIKILGSSLEEIESIGIKIEALLKTDKNIRSVFAERTAGGYFLDLNLRREKLARYNISVETAQQIIVAAIGGEPITQTIEGRERFSVNVRYPRELRDSLEKIKTILVPTKEFGHVPISEIASIGAKTGPSMIRDENGFLAGYVYVDPSTSDIGGFVDNAKKKVSESILLPPGYSIVWSGQYENMIRVRERMMYILPLTIFIIFLLLYFNTKSYIKTTIVLLAVPFSLIGAIGLLYILDYQISVAVWVGMIALMGLDAETGVFMLLYLDLSYEDAKRKGRLRNKEDLIEAIIHGAVHRIRPKIMTVLAAMMGLLPIMWSESTGSDVMKRIAAPMVGGLVTSFILELLVYPPIYMLWKEGKLGEILPILPQIKKRKTKSI; encoded by the coding sequence ATGATCCAATCCATTATTCGTTTTTCCGCAGAAAATAAATTTTTAGTTCTTCTAGTTACTTTGGCTATACTAGTCGCATCTTATGTGTCCATGAAAACTATTCCATTAGATGCGATCCCTGATCTTTCAGACACCCAGGTAATTGTATATTCTCGTTGGGATAGAAGCCCTGATATCATGGAGGACCAAGTCACTTATCCAATCATCACTTCTCTTTTAGGTGCTCCTAAAATAAAGGTGGTCCGAGGATTTTCTGATTTCGGTTTTTCTTATGTATATGTAATCTTTCAAGATGGAACAGACATCTACTGGGCAAGATCCAGAGTTTTGGAATATCTTTCTAGGATACAACCTTTACTTCCTGCTGGAGTGAAAACCGAATTAGGACCAGATGCAAGTGCAGTTGGTTGGGTATACCAATACGCATTAATCGATCAAACTGGAAATAATTCCCTAGTAGACCTAAGAACCTACCAAGATTTTCACTTACGTTATCTATTAAATTCTGTCCCAGGTGTTTCAGAAGTCGCAGGAATAGGAGGATTTAAAAAACAATACCAAATTACAATCCATCCGAATGCATTAAGATCCTATAATGTGGATTTTGAAACTGTTATCCAAAAGGTCAGAGAAAGTAACCAGGAAACCGGAGGGCGACTTCTCGAGATTTCTGGGGCCGAATATATGGTGAGAGGGAGAGGTTATCTTTCTTCCTTAACCGATATAGAAAATATTCCACTCTCTACGGATGCGAACGGAACTCCTGTGCTTCTGAAAAATGTGGCCTCGGTCCAATTCGGACCAGATATCAGGAGAGGGATTGCTGACCTAGATGGAGAAGGGGATGTTGTCGCTGGCACAATTGTAATGCGACATGGAGAAAATGCACTTTCCGTAATAGAAAGAGTGAAATCCAAATTAGAAGAAATAAAAAAGAATCTTCCAAAAGGTGCAGAACTAATCACTACGTATGATAGATCCGAACTGATAGAGCATGCGATTAGCAATTTGAAATTCAAATTGATAGAAGAAATGATCATAGTTTCTATCGTGATTCTTATTTTCTTATGGCATTTTCCTTCTGCCATTATTCCGATACTTACAATCCCAATTTCAGTGATCATCGCATTCATCCCAATGAATCTATTGGATATCAATGCCAATATCATGTCCTTAGCAGGAATGGCTATCTCCATTGGAGTGCTAGTGGATGGAGCAATTGTTGAAGTAGAAAATGCTTACAAAAAATTGGAAGAGTGGGAATCAGGAGGAAGGATCGGAGACTACCATTCAGTTCGATTAGAAGCACTTCTCGAGGTGGGGCCTTCCGTATTTTTCTCTTTACTCGTGATTGCTGTAGCCTTCTTTCCAATATTCACACTTGTGGACCAAGAGGGAAGGTTATTCCGTCCACTAGCATATTCTAAAAATATAGCTATGGCAGTAGCTGCATTCTTAGCGATCACATTGGATCCTGCCGTTAGAATGTTATTCACTCGAATGGAGCCATTTCAATTTAAGAATGTATTTTTTTCCAAAATCGCAACTACGATGCTTGTCGGAAAATATTATCCGGAAGAAAAACATCCAGTCAGTAAGATATTATTCAGATTTTATGAACCTGCTTGTCGTTATGTTCTTCACAGACCAAAGACGATTATAGCTTCCGCATTCACCTTGGTGATCCTAACAATCCCAGTTTATTTCAGTTTAGGTTCTGAATTTATGCCTCAACTCTATGAGGAATCCTTTCTGTATATGCCGACTACTTTGCCCGGGATCTCAGTGGCAGAGGCAGAAAAACTAATGATCGCTATGGATAAAAAACTGAAAAGTTTTCCGGAAGTGAAACGAGTTTTTGGAAAAGCAGGACGTTCAGATACAGCAACAGATCCAGCACCATTCTCCATGATGGAAACTGTGATACTTCTTAAACCCCAAGACCAATGGAGAAAAGCGGATCGATTCTTTTCAAATTGGCCGAGGATCTTCCAATATCCATTTCTTCCTTTTGTGTCTGAAAGACTTACAAAAGACGAGTTAGTGGAGAAGATGAACAAGGAGATGCAATTTCCTGGAGCCACAAATGCATGGACCATGCCGATCAAAACACGAATTGATATGCTTAGCACAGGTATGAGAACTCCGATCGGAATCAAGATCCTGGGATCTTCTTTGGAAGAAATCGAATCGATAGGGATCAAAATCGAAGCACTACTTAAAACAGATAAAAATATTAGAAGTGTATTCGCAGAAAGAACAGCAGGCGGATATTTCCTAGATTTGAATTTAAGAAGAGAAAAATTAGCAAGATATAATATTTCAGTAGAGACCGCACAACAGATCATTGTAGCAGCTATAGGGGGAGAACCAATTACCCAAACCATAGAAGGTAGGGAACGTTTCTCCGTTAATGTGCGCTATCCTCGAGAGTTACGGGATTCCTTGGAGAAAATCAAAACAATCTTAGTTCCAACAAAAGAATTCGGACATGTCCCGATTTCAGAAATTGCAAGTATAGGTGCAAAAACTGGCCCTTCTATGATCCGGGACGAAAACGGATTTTTGGCTGGTTATGTGTATGTTGATCCTTCTACATCGGATATAGGAGGTTTTGTGGACAATGCAAAGAAAAAAGTTTCAGAATCCATTCTTCTTCCTCCAGGTTATTCCATTGTTTGGAGTGGTCAATATGAGAATATGATACGTGTCCGGGAAAGAATGATGTATATTCTTCCTTTGACAATCTTCATTATATTTTTGTTATTGTACTTCAATACTAAATCTTATATCAAGACTACGATTGTGCTCCTTGCAGTGCCTTTTTCTCTGATTGGAGCAATTGGACTTCTTTATATCTTAGATTATCAGATCTCAGTTGCAGTCTGGGTCGGAATGATCGCACTCATGGGATTGGATGCTGAAACTGGAGTATTCATGCTCTTGTATCTGGATCTTTCCTACGAGGACGCAAAGAGAAAAGGAAGACTCCGAAACAAGGAAGATCTGATAGAAGCGATCATCCACGGTGCTGTGCACAGGATCCGTCCTAAGATCATGACTGTTCTCGCTGCAATGATGGGGCTTTTGCCTATCATGTGGTCAGAAAGCACAGGTTCAGACGTAATGAAGAGGATCGCAGCACCCATGGTAGGAGGACTTGTGACCAGTTTTATTCTGGAACTTTTAGTATATCCTCCTATTTACATGCTTTGGAAAGAAGGAAAACTAGGAGAAATACTACCAATCCTTCCTCAAATTAAGAAAAGAAAAACGAAATCCATTTAA
- a CDS encoding LIC_10421 family protein codes for MKKTIATILFSLILAGNLSAFTELDNLLIAEATTPDLKKIAKEYFTKKAKDHKDLADKYKSLAGQSHGGKATADAAEKKKYEKLADHCDKEAAAYKAQADKF; via the coding sequence ATGAAAAAGACCATAGCAACCATTCTATTTTCCCTGATCTTAGCAGGAAATCTCTCGGCGTTTACCGAGCTTGACAATCTGCTTATCGCGGAAGCAACCACCCCGGATCTAAAAAAGATCGCAAAGGAATACTTTACGAAAAAGGCAAAAGACCATAAGGATTTGGCTGATAAATATAAATCTTTAGCAGGCCAATCTCATGGAGGAAAAGCTACCGCAGACGCAGCAGAAAAGAAAAAATATGAAAAACTTGCTGATCATTGCGACAAAGAAGCGGCAGCTTACAAGGCACAAGCAGACAAATTCTAA
- a CDS encoding cob(I)yrinic acid a,c-diamide adenosyltransferase, which yields MKIYTKKGDSGTTSLASGTRVSKSDPRVELYGTADELNSAIGVAISFLTENSKLKDPLERIQNLLFELGSELAGYKKKDDSSCILEDDISELEKEIDLWQDSLLPLKNFILPGGSSASSFLHVARTLARRLERDLVGYKEEGHEVFPENLRFLNRLSDHLFVAARYANFESKIPEPEWKSRAKGK from the coding sequence ATGAAAATTTATACCAAAAAGGGAGACTCCGGAACCACATCCTTGGCTTCCGGGACAAGGGTCTCCAAATCGGATCCGAGAGTAGAATTATACGGAACCGCAGACGAATTGAATTCCGCAATCGGGGTCGCAATTTCTTTTCTTACAGAAAATTCTAAATTAAAGGATCCCTTAGAAAGGATCCAAAATTTACTTTTTGAATTGGGATCAGAGCTTGCAGGTTATAAGAAGAAGGATGATTCTTCTTGTATCCTAGAAGACGATATTTCCGAATTGGAAAAGGAAATAGATCTTTGGCAAGATTCACTTCTTCCTTTAAAAAATTTTATACTTCCAGGCGGATCATCTGCTTCTTCCTTTTTGCATGTTGCTAGAACCCTAGCCAGAAGATTAGAAAGAGATCTAGTTGGATATAAAGAAGAAGGTCATGAAGTCTTCCCAGAAAACCTTAGATTCCTAAACAGACTTTCTGATCATTTGTTTGTAGCCGCAAGATACGCAAATTTTGAATCTAAAATCCCGGAACCAGAATGGAAATCCAGAGCCAAAGGCAAATAA